A window from Bordetella petrii encodes these proteins:
- a CDS encoding DUF2306 domain-containing protein codes for MSLEPLNSASAMIQVHAWTAMIALALGVIVLLRQKGNTVHRWMGRGWLVVMLVAVLSSFFIHELRTWGAWSPIHILSVVTLVLLVRAYRAIRRRKVALHAGLMKAAFYNALLLAMFFTFMPGRIMHAVVFGAASQPAPEPAVPLWVWIVGAVLLVGGRRHVAKWLRRSGKTPGASRPGV; via the coding sequence ATGAGCCTGGAACCCTTGAATTCCGCATCGGCCATGATCCAGGTGCATGCCTGGACAGCCATGATCGCCCTCGCCCTGGGGGTAATCGTATTGCTTCGCCAAAAGGGCAATACCGTGCATCGCTGGATGGGCCGCGGGTGGCTTGTCGTGATGCTGGTGGCGGTGCTGTCCTCGTTTTTCATCCATGAGCTGCGTACCTGGGGCGCATGGAGCCCGATTCATATCCTGTCGGTGGTGACGCTGGTATTACTGGTTCGTGCGTACCGGGCAATCCGGCGCCGCAAGGTGGCGTTGCACGCCGGCCTGATGAAGGCCGCTTTTTATAATGCCTTGCTGCTGGCCATGTTCTTTACCTTCATGCCCGGACGCATCATGCATGCGGTAGTTTTCGGCGCGGCCTCTCAGCCTGCCCCCGAGCCGGCAGTTCCGTTGTGGGTATGGATCGTGGGCGCCGTGCTTCTGGTGGGCGGCAGGCGGCACGTGGCCAAGTGGCTGAGACGCTCCGGGAAAACGCCAGGCGCATCCCGTCCCGGGGTATAG